The following proteins are co-located in the Apium graveolens cultivar Ventura chromosome 5, ASM990537v1, whole genome shotgun sequence genome:
- the LOC141659557 gene encoding uncharacterized protein LOC141659557 isoform X1 has translation MTSYKLAFKFDYNLLRVDVPGEDTEIVFDKVLANLARTAPPVPGFRRQKGGKTSKVPKSFLLQIIGEDRVTKFVIQEIVSSTLAEYVKKENLTVKDNKINTTQTAEELKSAFVPGKDFGFNATVELEVAETEATTSDSSSVEILTPLWRSNHDISITSRKN, from the exons ATGACATCTTACAAGTTAGCTTTCAAATTTGACTATAACCTT CTAAGAGTCGATGTGCCAGGGGAGGACACAGAGATAGTTTTTGATAAGGTTCTGGCAAATTTAGCTCGTACAGCACCACCAGTTCCAGGCTTTCGTAGACAAAAAGGAG GAAAAACATCAAAG GTTCCAAAAAGTTTCCTACTACAGATTATTGGCGAAGATCGTGTCACCAAATTTGTAATTCAAGAAATAGTCAGCTCAACTTTGGCTGAATATGTGAAGAAG GAAAATTTAACAGTGAAGGATAACAAGATTAACACAACACAAACAGCAGAAGAGCTAAAATCAGCATTTGTCCCTGGTAAAGATTTTGGGTTTAATGCTACAGTGGAGCTTGAAGTAGCAGAAACTGAAGCAACTACGTCGGACTCCTCCTCTGTGGAGATCTTGACTCCTCTGTGGAGATCGAATCATGATATTTCAATAACCAGCCGTAAAAACTGA
- the LOC141659557 gene encoding uncharacterized protein LOC141659557 isoform X2, with protein sequence MALRLSSSSSPCIHFHNSNKLSARSSLVHVLNSCGNTACIKELTIGQRFLKPCSLSESLKSLIKPTSAVGTGLEASVTGHSKVNICEKCQDSSGVSRG encoded by the exons ATGGCGTTGAGattatcttcttcttcttcaccctGTATTCACTTTCACAACTCCAAT AAATTGTCTGCTAGGAGCTCATTGGTGCATGTTCTGAATAGCTGTGGTAATACAGCTTGCATAAAGGAACTAACTATAGGGCAGAG ATTTCTAAAACCCTGTAGTCTTTCTGAGAGTCTCAAATCTCTTATCAAACCAACATCTGCTGTAGGTACAG GCTTAGAGGCTTCTGTTACAGGACACAGCAAAGTCAATATCTGTGAAAAATGCCAAGATAGTTCTGGAGTCTCAAGAGGATGA